A region from the Planctomycetota bacterium genome encodes:
- a CDS encoding acyltransferase yields MTATEPALGSRRIVELDGLRGIAVLLVLAHHLWPMPRLGIWTPPLGHVGVSLFFVLSGFLITGLLLDARGRLAEGRSLRGEFGQFFLRRFLRIVPPYALLLIAFWVIDVHASRERWLWHATYLSNWHLALDDGLRNQGYDRHLWSLSVEEQFYLFWPALMLLLPRRLLTPAVLLVFALSPAWRAWFWLGGWHPAMSELPTPANMDLLAAGALLALWRGRGAFNWLITVGLVTLPITVVAHGPLENFLLDWRIAFDRSLLALSLAGIVGLAASRSVGLLRFPPLIGVGIISYAAYLVHTVSGPSARWLLGDFDNPWLVGFVSTSLTLLVATGSWFALERPLLRLRTRIR; encoded by the coding sequence GTGACCGCGACCGAGCCGGCACTGGGCTCCCGCCGCATCGTCGAACTCGACGGCCTGCGCGGCATCGCGGTCCTGCTCGTGCTGGCGCACCATCTCTGGCCGATGCCGCGGCTCGGCATCTGGACGCCGCCGTTGGGACACGTCGGTGTGTCGCTGTTCTTCGTCCTGAGTGGTTTCCTCATTACGGGCCTGCTGCTGGATGCCCGCGGTCGGCTGGCTGAGGGCAGATCGCTTCGCGGCGAGTTCGGCCAGTTCTTCCTCCGGCGGTTTCTACGGATCGTCCCGCCGTACGCGTTGCTGCTGATCGCCTTCTGGGTGATTGACGTTCACGCCAGTCGTGAGCGGTGGCTCTGGCACGCGACGTACCTGAGCAATTGGCATCTCGCCCTCGACGACGGGTTGCGGAATCAGGGCTACGACCGGCATCTGTGGTCGCTGTCCGTCGAGGAGCAGTTCTACCTGTTCTGGCCTGCGTTGATGCTGCTGTTGCCAAGGCGGCTGCTGACGCCGGCCGTGTTGCTGGTGTTCGCGTTGTCGCCGGCTTGGCGTGCGTGGTTCTGGCTGGGCGGCTGGCATCCTGCGATGAGCGAACTCCCGACGCCGGCCAACATGGACCTGCTGGCGGCGGGCGCGCTGCTCGCCCTGTGGAGAGGTCGAGGCGCGTTCAACTGGCTCATCACGGTCGGCCTGGTCACGCTGCCAATCACGGTCGTTGCGCATGGCCCGCTTGAGAACTTCCTGCTCGACTGGCGGATCGCGTTCGACCGTTCGTTGCTCGCACTCAGCCTCGCCGGGATCGTTGGCCTGGCGGCGAGTCGATCGGTCGGTCTCCTTCGGTTTCCGCCGCTCATCGGCGTCGGCATCATCAGTTACGCGGCGTACCTCGTGCACACCGTTTCGGGTCCGTCCGCCCGCTGGCTGCTCGGCGACTTCGACAATCCGTGGCTCGTCGGCTTTGTCTCGACGTCGCTGACGCTGCTCGTCGCCACCGGATCCTGGTTCGCGCTCGAACGCCCGCTGCTGCGTCTGCGGACGCGGATTCGATGA
- a CDS encoding ABC transporter ATP-binding protein: MSLRVRELRHAFVDPDGKPAPVLDVPELDVDEAEQVALVGGSGTGKTTLLHCLAGIVQPDAGEVTVAGVDIASLPEAQRDAFRGRYVGYVFQTHHLLPGLTARENVLLGMTFAGEKPDRQRANDLLLDVGLGDRLDYLPGKLSVGQQQRVAVARALANRPKLLLADEPTGALDASTAQAVITLIKRLATEAGATLIVVTHDAAVAGALPRTLDLADINRAAVTAEVPA; encoded by the coding sequence GTGAGCCTCCGCGTCCGCGAGCTTCGCCATGCGTTCGTCGATCCGGACGGGAAGCCGGCGCCGGTGCTGGACGTCCCCGAGCTTGACGTTGATGAGGCCGAGCAGGTCGCACTCGTCGGCGGATCGGGCACGGGCAAGACGACGCTGCTCCATTGTCTGGCCGGCATCGTCCAGCCGGACGCGGGCGAGGTCACCGTTGCAGGCGTCGACATTGCCAGCCTACCAGAGGCCCAGCGCGACGCCTTCCGCGGCCGGTACGTCGGCTACGTCTTCCAGACGCACCACCTGCTGCCTGGCCTGACCGCACGGGAGAACGTGCTGCTCGGCATGACGTTCGCCGGCGAAAAGCCCGACCGGCAGCGGGCCAACGACTTGCTGCTTGACGTCGGCCTGGGGGATCGACTCGACTACCTGCCCGGCAAGCTGAGCGTGGGCCAACAGCAACGCGTCGCCGTCGCCAGGGCGTTGGCGAATCGGCCCAAGCTCCTGCTGGCGGACGAGCCGACGGGCGCGCTCGACGCTTCGACGGCACAGGCGGTCATCACGCTCATCAAAAGACTCGCCACGGAGGCGGGCGCGACGCTGATCGTCGTCACGCACGATGCCGCCGTCGCCGGGGCGTTGCCTCGCACGCTGGACCTGGCCGACATCAACAGAGCTGCCGTCACCGCGGAGGTGCCGGCGTGA